The Priestia koreensis genomic interval TCAAGTCCAATTGAGGCAAGGATAATATTAATAGCCTGATCACGCGTTATGTTCAAATCCTCAGGTGGAATTATAGGCATTCCCATCTCTTTATCTCCTCCGTACAAAAGATAGTTGTAAGTCACACAGTTATTGTATGTTGAAGTATGGCAGATGTCACACCTTAATAAAAATAAGAAGAAGCTCAAGCACTGAGCTTCTTCTTATTTAAACAAATTCCATTTTGAATGAATTGGGACAAGCTCTTCCTCATCATCGTCCTCTTCATAAAATCCGCGTTCTCTCAAATATTCAATAAAATATAGCTCTGCTTCTTTTCGCTCATCGTATGGTTTGACGGACAAAACGAATCCTACCTTGTGCTGGTCGGTGTTTTCTACACCGGATATGTATGCCTTAACATTGTGCTGCAAAAACAACTCTTTTGCAGGGATGATAAGCTCCTTAATAAACTTGGAAATGAGCTCCATCTCAAATTCAAACGTAAAGCGCTCAATCTTTGAGAGATCTGCAAATACAACCCCAATAAAGGACGTGTTATGTATTTCATACTCACGCGTTTTTTCTTCCCATGAAATATGCCCAATTTCTTTTAGATAGTTAATAAAATAACCCGTACCTTCGGTTTTTTCAAAAGGGCTCGTAGAAAGAACAAGGCCAAGTTTTTTGTACTTATGTAAATAAACACAAGAGAGGTAGGCGGGTACATGATTATTTTTAAACACATGATTTACCCCCTGAAGGAGACCATCTAATACATAATGAGTGATCTGTAAATTTTTACGTGGAAAGTAGTACTCATGCTTTGTTAATTCTTCCGTATCAGCAAACGTAGCGCCAATAAACCCCGTGTTTGAAAGGATGGGCGTAGACGTTTTTTTACTAGTCCTTTTCTTAGCGGCCAATTAGATACAACTCCTTACACTGATAAACGAACGCTTGTTCTAACACTATCATAACGATAAAAAAAGAAAAAGTAAAGTGCGAAATAATAAAATCAAAGAAAACATTGTTCTAAATAATCATTATAAAGTTTTAAAAAGGTAGTTAAGGAAAAACCTATCTCATATAAATTGACAACATAAAAGCGTCTGCTCAACGAATTCCTCTTCATTAAGTAGACGCTTCACATAGCTCTTTGTAATGACAACGATCACATAAAGAACTCGTATTTCTCGAGAATTTCTCTATTTCTACCGGCTCGTTCTTCTCAGGACATTTTTGATATTCACTCATTCTATTTATACTTTCATCGATATACTGTTCTACACTTCTGATATCTGCTACTGTGAAATGATACGTATGAGCACTGCCTTTCAACAAATATTCACGGCGTACGACGATTCGATCAATGGGTACATGATAAGATTTCATAACGTGGTAGGCGAGAAGAGAAAGCTGTCTCACATCATCACTTTGATTATGAGCGGTCGTCCAATCAACCAGCACATAGCGGTCGCCTTTTTTATAAATGTGATCAACTAGTGCATAAACTTTTGTGTTGAAGACTCGAATGGAACGAAACGGATTATCATATCCAATATTCTTAACATGAGAGGACATGACATCTTTCCAAGAAGCACTAGAGAAGAGGTGACGAAAACAGAGTGTAAGACGTTCATTAATACGTTTACTAGCTTGTTCTCGCAAATAACCATCGTGGTAAATTTCCCAAAACATTGTGTACCGATTTGGTTTATGAAACCAGGACTCGGCATGCGTTGTTGAATCCAAAAAGGCTTGTCTAAGCTTCAAACGTGCTCGGTGTGACAGCATTTCAACGTCAGGAACAGTATTGTGCTGTACCAATTCTTTAATAGCATCATGCACAACTTCGTGAACAACTTGCCCAAAGAAAGCGGGAAGATCGACAAGCTTTTTTAAACGATAGCACTGTTTTTGAAATGAATTCGAGTCCGACAGCCACCCGTTATGTGACAGATAATAGTGATACGCATATTTTCGTGGGCATTCTGTCAACAATTGTTGCCTAGCGTGTGACCATGTGAAGGCTGGAAAAGGAGTTATATTCATAACTTTTGCCACCTTTCTAGTAATAATCTCTAGTAAAATTATACGTAGTCGAAAAAAAGATAGAACTAGTAAAAAAACCCTTCTCTAAAGAAGAGAAGGTCAGCTGGCTGAGTTATTTTTGTGAAAAGCATCAAGTGCTTGTCTGAGATGTCCATCATGAGCATCGAGCCAATTAATGAGTTCGTCATTTTCTAAGTTGGTACGAAGTGATAAGATGGAAAGCTTCACCGATTGATACTGAGCAAGTTTTTCTTTGACGACCTCTAGCGGAGCGCCGGTCAAGTCTTGTATAATATGTTGCGCACGTATTTGCAGTTTTTCATTCGATGGTTTTACATCAATCATTAAATTTTCATAGACTTTGCCGAGGCGAATCATGACAGCTGTTGAGATCATATTTAAAATCATTTTCTGTGCGGTGCCAGCTTTCATTCGTGTTGACCCCGTTACAACCTCAGGCCCTACTTCTGCTACCATCGCTTCTTCTGCCATTTCCTGCATAGGTGACTGAGGAGAGCAAGTAATGGATGCAACAAAAGCACCACGTTGTGTAGCTTCTTTCATGGCGCCAATTGTAAATGGGGTACGGCCGCTTGCAGCAATCCCAATGACAGTATCAAGAGAGGTTACGTCACGTTTTGCGATTTCATTGGCTCCTAGATCTACATTATCTTCTGCTCCTTCAACTGCATGGAGGATAGCCGTCTCACCACCTGCAATAATAGCTTGAACAAAATCTGGATTCGTGCTGTAAGTAGGAGGACATTCTGATGCATCAAGAATACCTAAACGACCGCTCGTTCCGGCACCAATATAGAAAATACGTCCACCTTTTTTCGCTCCATCGACAATGCGGTCAATGACGCGAGCAATTGTTGGAAGAATTTTTTGTACTGTGAATGCGACGCTTTGATCTTCTTCATTGATCATTTTAATGATGTCAAGTGATGAAGATTGATCAATATTTATTGTATTTGGATTTCGTTTTTCAGTAAGAAGTGATTTGATATTCATTTGCAAGCTCCTTTAACAGAAATTCTAAAATAATATTTCATATAAAAATCTTCATATTTGAATTTATATTTCATTTCATACTATAATCATAGTAAATTGAAAGTGTATACATTGCAATCTTTTTTTAGAAAGGACCTCCCATGAGAAAAATTATTCGTAATCAATTTGATCATTACTCAGCATCGGAACAGCTCATTGCTCGTTATATTTTGGATCATCCGGATCAAGTGGTGGAAATGACAACTAAGCAGCTAGCGGAGGCTAGTCAGTCAAGTGAAGCAGCGGTTATTCGTTTTTGCAAGCGAACAGG includes:
- a CDS encoding PD-(D/E)XK nuclease family protein — protein: MNITPFPAFTWSHARQQLLTECPRKYAYHYYLSHNGWLSDSNSFQKQCYRLKKLVDLPAFFGQVVHEVVHDAIKELVQHNTVPDVEMLSHRARLKLRQAFLDSTTHAESWFHKPNRYTMFWEIYHDGYLREQASKRINERLTLCFRHLFSSASWKDVMSSHVKNIGYDNPFRSIRVFNTKVYALVDHIYKKGDRYVLVDWTTAHNQSDDVRQLSLLAYHVMKSYHVPIDRIVVRREYLLKGSAHTYHFTVADIRSVEQYIDESINRMSEYQKCPEKNEPVEIEKFSRNTSSLCDRCHYKELCEAST
- the murQ gene encoding N-acetylmuramic acid 6-phosphate etherase, whose protein sequence is MNIKSLLTEKRNPNTINIDQSSSLDIIKMINEEDQSVAFTVQKILPTIARVIDRIVDGAKKGGRIFYIGAGTSGRLGILDASECPPTYSTNPDFVQAIIAGGETAILHAVEGAEDNVDLGANEIAKRDVTSLDTVIGIAASGRTPFTIGAMKEATQRGAFVASITCSPQSPMQEMAEEAMVAEVGPEVVTGSTRMKAGTAQKMILNMISTAVMIRLGKVYENLMIDVKPSNEKLQIRAQHIIQDLTGAPLEVVKEKLAQYQSVKLSILSLRTNLENDELINWLDAHDGHLRQALDAFHKNNSAS